The genomic window GTTCTCAGCCTAACTGCGCCTATTCTGCATGAATGTTGATTCTTCTAATTCTTACTTTGTGAAAGTTATACCCCAAACTACTCCGACATCCCTGTCAGTAGAGACACCCAAAGAGACACCCAAGGAAAGTACGCCTCCATCTGCGCCAACGCCAACTCCTTTATCAGTAGAGACGATTTCAGAAACTCCCCTACCATCAGTTTTGCCTTTACAAGTTCACTTGAAAAGCCAAGAGGGGCGGCTGTTGTTAATCTTGCCATCAGAAACGGCTAATTTGTCGGATGCTTCCGTTGCTGCCCTCCCTTGGCCCGATATTTGGCTGCAACTGAAACAGCGCTTGAATGCTGGGGAACGTTTTTGGCTACCAAACACGCCCGTACATCTGATCGCCCAAGATAGACTCTTAGACGGACGACAATTACAAGAAATTGCCGATGCGCTGGCAGAATCTCAACTTCAGTTACAAGGAGTTGCCACCAGTCGCCGTCAAACTGCGGTAGCGGCGGCGGCGGCGGGTTATTCGGTGGAACAAAAATCAGCTGCCAGAGCCTTTCTCAATAGTCAGCCCGCTCCGGAAACAGTACAAGCAATGCTGGAACCCCTCTACCTGGAAACTACCTTACGTTCTGGGGTAGAAATTCGTCATCCGGGTACTGTGATAA from Leptolyngbyaceae cyanobacterium includes these protein-coding regions:
- the minC gene encoding septum site-determining protein MinC; translated protein: MNVDSSNSYFVKVIPQTTPTSLSVETPKETPKESTPPSAPTPTPLSVETISETPLPSVLPLQVHLKSQEGRLLLILPSETANLSDASVAALPWPDIWLQLKQRLNAGERFWLPNTPVHLIAQDRLLDGRQLQEIADALAESQLQLQGVATSRRQTAVAAAAAGYSVEQKSAARAFLNSQPAPETVQAMLEPLYLETTLRSGVEIRHPGTVIILGDVNPGSSVIADGDILVWGRLRGLVHAGAKGNPQSLIMALQMEPTQLRIADSVARSPEKQPAEFHPEVAYVTPQGIRIAKAAGFTRPNWQGK